One Glutamicibacter mishrai genomic window carries:
- a CDS encoding NAD-dependent succinate-semialdehyde dehydrogenase, whose protein sequence is MSTYAVTNPATGVVEATYPTATDEQIQEAMAKAHNAYTQWSVSALEERVALLERVADIYEARAEELAAIITREMGKPIKQALGEIGIVAAIYRYYAKNGPKYLEDEELEIASGGTALVRKEAVGALLGIMPWNFPYYQVARFAGPNLMNGNTILLKHAPQCPESALVMEEIFREAGAPQGAYVNIFATNEQVADMIADRRVQGVSLTGSERAGAAVAEVAGRNLKKVVLELGGSDPFMVFEDADVARTAKLGMRARFGNTGQACNAAKRFIVDSSVYEDFSKALVEQVSGITVGDPSQPENFLGPLSSAAAREGLAAQVQDAIDKGAQVLAGGKPIQGDGAFYEPTVLAGVTPEMRAFSEELFGPVAVLYKVDGEEEAVALANSTDYGLGASIHTQDMERAQRVSLQLQSGMVAINEPSASYPELPFGGVKRSGIGRELGKYGMDEFINHKLVKIAGR, encoded by the coding sequence ATGTCCACTTATGCTGTTACCAACCCTGCCACCGGCGTCGTCGAGGCAACCTACCCGACCGCCACCGATGAGCAGATCCAGGAAGCCATGGCCAAGGCGCATAACGCCTACACCCAGTGGTCGGTCTCCGCGCTGGAGGAGCGCGTCGCCCTGCTCGAACGCGTGGCCGACATCTACGAGGCACGTGCCGAGGAGCTGGCAGCGATCATCACCCGCGAAATGGGCAAGCCCATCAAGCAGGCGCTGGGTGAAATTGGCATTGTGGCGGCAATCTACCGCTACTACGCCAAGAACGGCCCGAAGTACCTGGAGGATGAGGAGCTGGAAATCGCCTCCGGCGGCACGGCGCTGGTGCGCAAGGAAGCAGTGGGCGCGCTGCTGGGCATCATGCCGTGGAACTTCCCGTACTACCAGGTGGCCCGCTTTGCCGGACCGAACCTGATGAACGGCAACACTATCCTGCTCAAGCACGCTCCGCAGTGCCCGGAGTCGGCGCTTGTAATGGAAGAGATCTTCCGCGAAGCCGGTGCGCCCCAGGGCGCGTACGTGAACATCTTTGCCACCAATGAGCAGGTCGCGGACATGATCGCGGACCGCCGGGTGCAGGGCGTCTCGCTGACCGGTTCGGAGCGTGCCGGCGCTGCCGTGGCGGAAGTTGCCGGACGCAACCTGAAGAAGGTCGTGCTGGAACTCGGCGGCTCGGATCCATTCATGGTGTTCGAGGATGCAGACGTGGCCCGCACCGCCAAGCTGGGCATGCGTGCTCGATTCGGCAACACCGGGCAGGCCTGCAATGCCGCCAAGCGCTTCATCGTCGACTCCTCGGTCTACGAGGATTTCTCCAAGGCACTGGTGGAGCAGGTCTCCGGGATCACTGTGGGTGACCCGTCCCAGCCAGAGAACTTCCTCGGCCCGCTGTCTTCCGCCGCTGCCCGCGAAGGACTGGCCGCCCAGGTGCAGGATGCCATCGACAAGGGTGCCCAGGTGCTGGCCGGCGGCAAGCCGATCCAGGGCGATGGCGCATTCTACGAACCGACCGTGCTGGCCGGGGTGACTCCCGAGATGCGCGCGTTCTCCGAAGAGCTCTTCGGTCCGGTCGCCGTGCTCTACAAGGTGGACGGCGAAGAGGAAGCCGTGGCCCTGGCCAACAGCACCGACTACGGGCTGGGAGCTTCTATCCACACGCAGGACATGGAACGCGCGCAGCGCGTGTCACTGCAGCTGCAAAGCGGCATGGTGGCCATCAATGAGCCATCCGCTTCCTACCCTGAGCTGCCTTTCGGGGGAGTGAAGCGCTCGGGCATCGGGCGTGAGCTGGGCAAGTACGGCATGGATGAATTCATCAACCACAAGCTGGTGAAGATCGCCGGCCGCTAG
- a CDS encoding phage holin family protein — translation MTHTTPDPDSAEHERSSLGALFNDLTQNVSLLVRQEIELAKTELKESASSAGKGAGMYAGAGVAGHFVLLFLSVAAFFGLALWIGYGFSALVIAALWAVIGLVLASAAKKKMQEIKGLPNTAETVKRIPSAFTPKDDAP, via the coding sequence ATGACTCACACGACGCCAGATCCCGATTCCGCAGAACATGAACGCAGTTCCCTCGGCGCCCTGTTCAATGACCTGACCCAGAATGTATCGCTGCTGGTTCGCCAAGAGATCGAGCTGGCAAAGACGGAGTTGAAGGAGTCGGCCAGCTCCGCCGGCAAGGGCGCGGGAATGTATGCCGGTGCCGGTGTTGCCGGCCATTTCGTCTTGCTGTTCCTTTCCGTTGCGGCTTTCTTCGGATTGGCGCTCTGGATTGGCTACGGCTTCTCGGCCTTGGTGATCGCCGCCCTCTGGGCGGTGATCGGTCTGGTCTTGGCAAGCGCAGCCAAGAAGAAGATGCAAGAGATCAAGGGACTGCCTAATACGGCCGAGACAGTCAAGAGGATTCCATCAGCTTTTACTCCGAAGGATGATGCACCATGA
- a CDS encoding Ku protein, which yields MRAIWTGSIAFGLVNVPVKAYGATEDHDIDLHQVHDKDGGRIRYERRCEVCGKKIAYKDLDKAYEDGERTIVLTDEDMDALPAEKSREIEVVQFVPASQVDPLMLEKSYYLQADSKSPKAYELLRQTLENTEKLAVVRFALRQKTRLGILRVRSKVMVLQAVMWADELRDAEQVAPEKSPRISEQELKMSAALVDQYSTDFTPEEFQDDYQLQLQALIEAKIEQGEELDTEATFGSQDQGSESGEVIDLMEALKRSIDGRNAKAPAKAAKDGKASAAKKSAAKKPAKKTAAARKPAKKKATAKEASSSPHKKKASGSGKKSA from the coding sequence ATGCGAGCTATCTGGACTGGATCAATTGCCTTCGGCTTGGTGAACGTGCCGGTCAAGGCCTACGGCGCCACCGAAGACCACGACATCGACCTGCATCAGGTCCATGACAAGGACGGCGGCCGAATCCGCTACGAACGCCGATGCGAAGTCTGCGGGAAGAAAATCGCCTACAAGGATCTGGACAAGGCCTATGAAGACGGGGAACGGACCATTGTGCTCACCGATGAGGACATGGACGCTCTGCCTGCGGAGAAAAGCCGCGAAATCGAGGTAGTCCAGTTCGTCCCGGCAAGCCAAGTTGATCCCCTGATGCTGGAGAAGAGCTACTATCTCCAGGCGGACTCGAAGTCGCCCAAGGCCTACGAGCTGTTGCGCCAGACACTGGAAAACACTGAGAAGCTGGCGGTGGTGCGCTTTGCCCTGCGCCAGAAGACCCGGCTGGGCATCTTGCGTGTCCGGTCCAAGGTGATGGTGCTGCAAGCGGTCATGTGGGCGGACGAGCTGCGCGACGCCGAGCAGGTGGCACCGGAGAAATCACCGCGGATCAGTGAGCAGGAACTGAAGATGTCTGCCGCCCTGGTGGACCAGTACAGCACCGATTTCACGCCGGAAGAATTCCAGGACGACTACCAGCTCCAACTGCAAGCGCTGATCGAAGCGAAAATCGAGCAAGGCGAGGAACTGGATACCGAAGCGACCTTCGGTTCCCAGGACCAGGGCAGCGAGTCCGGGGAGGTCATCGATCTGATGGAGGCGCTCAAACGCAGCATTGACGGGCGAAATGCCAAGGCCCCGGCCAAGGCAGCCAAGGATGGGAAGGCCTCAGCGGCGAAGAAGTCAGCGGCGAAGAAACCTGCGAAGAAAACGGCTGCTGCCAGGAAACCAGCCAAGAAGAAGGCGACGGCAAAGGAGGCCTCCTCCTCGCCACACAAGAAGAAGGCCTCCGGTTCCGGGAAGAAAAGCGCCTAG
- a CDS encoding DUF3618 domain-containing protein — MSKNSEELRAEIAQTRGDMQQDVDAIADRVSPSHIAHRQSEKVKDSFRKVKDSVMGTGESTSDQLHHYSEDAAEAVREAPHRVVEQTKGNPLAAGIIAFGAGLLASSLLPGTQKEAELVQRVKDKAEPLAEEAKDAAKQIAEDLREPARQAAEDLRDSAQESVQTVKSEANSEAEHLHSEAKDTAKDMGNGS; from the coding sequence ATGAGCAAGAATTCAGAAGAACTCCGCGCGGAAATCGCCCAGACACGAGGCGACATGCAACAGGATGTGGATGCGATTGCCGACAGGGTCAGTCCCAGCCACATTGCCCACCGACAATCCGAAAAGGTTAAGGACTCATTCAGGAAGGTGAAGGACTCCGTCATGGGAACCGGTGAATCAACGAGTGACCAGCTTCACCACTACAGTGAAGACGCCGCGGAAGCCGTCAGGGAGGCACCGCACAGGGTGGTGGAGCAGACCAAGGGCAATCCGCTGGCCGCCGGAATCATCGCCTTCGGGGCGGGACTGCTGGCCTCATCGCTGCTTCCGGGGACCCAGAAAGAAGCCGAGCTGGTCCAGCGGGTCAAGGACAAGGCAGAACCGCTGGCCGAAGAGGCCAAGGATGCGGCGAAACAGATTGCCGAAGACCTGCGGGAGCCTGCGCGGCAGGCCGCAGAGGACCTGCGGGATTCCGCCCAGGAATCCGTGCAGACCGTCAAATCCGAAGCCAACTCCGAAGCCGAGCATCTGCACAGCGAAGCAAAGGACACGGCCAAGGATATGGGTAACGGCTCCTGA
- the bcp gene encoding thioredoxin-dependent thiol peroxidase, giving the protein MSIQSSPLAAGQAAPDFSLQDAKGETVSLSDYSGQKVIVYFYPKAATPGCTTEACDFRDNLNSLQAAGYSVLGISPDAPEELAAFANDESLNFPLLSDPGNEVATAYGSYGEKTIGGKTIVGTLRSTAVINEDGSIQQIEYSVDATGHVARLRDSLGI; this is encoded by the coding sequence ATGTCCATCCAATCTTCTCCCCTAGCCGCAGGCCAGGCAGCTCCGGACTTCTCCTTGCAGGACGCCAAGGGGGAAACAGTTTCCCTCTCCGACTATTCAGGTCAGAAGGTTATCGTCTATTTCTACCCCAAGGCCGCAACTCCAGGCTGCACCACCGAGGCCTGCGATTTCCGCGACAACCTCAACTCGTTGCAAGCGGCAGGATACTCCGTACTGGGCATCTCCCCGGACGCACCGGAAGAGCTGGCAGCCTTCGCCAACGACGAATCGCTGAACTTCCCGCTCCTCTCCGATCCTGGAAATGAAGTTGCGACAGCCTACGGCTCCTACGGCGAAAAGACCATCGGTGGAAAAACGATCGTGGGCACTTTGCGCTCCACTGCAGTCATCAATGAAGATGGCAGCATCCAGCAAATCGAATATTCGGTGGATGCCACGGGACATGTAGCCCGACTCCGTGACTCGCTGGGAATCTAG
- a CDS encoding ATP-dependent DNA ligase produces MARREQTVKVAGHTLKVSNLDKILYPQTGTTKGEVMDYFQQVAPALIPHAAWRPATRKRWVDGVGTAEEPGKVFFRKDLEDSAPSWVPSAKLQHKTHANTYPLVNNEAVLAWLAQMAALEIHVPQWRFDSSLEPANPDRLVLDLDPGPGAGLEQCAEVALICREILDGMELPSFPVTSGSKGIHLYAGLDGKYTSDQVNEVAKELASTLEKEHPQLVLSSMKRSLRENKVLVDWSQNNASKTTVCPYSLRGRARPTVAAPRTWQEIEAQGLAQLDFHEVLERIADGMEPLAQLASAQRQDPDRLAAYRSKRDASLTPEPVPEQSGKAEKAQSVQAGSDGTGLSFVIQEHHARRLHWDFRLEHEGVLVSWAVPKGPPLEPGVQRLAVMTEDHPLSYASFEGSIPKGQYGAGEVSIWDSGRCVIEKWREGKEVIAVLTGDPAGGLGGVPRRFVLIQAAGMGGKDNWLLQLAKDQPSAAEGGASADSSGAGPDAAREPSAKQAVADLSGQPLRPMLATPGTAGDFGVEQDWSFEMKWDGYRALAVVSDGGTKLLSRTGHDLTGDFPELGILGSLLPDRCVVDGEIVALDSSGRPDFSLLQQRVSHQRKKRTKQASAIRIQYMLFDVLQLPAGKGAGLEDLTALPYEQRRQRLAGLDIDHQYVQVPPAHTGTLEQAIETSRELGLEGVVAKERDSAYELGRRSGSWLKLKHQLHQEAVVIGWRTGQGSRSRSLASLLLAIPGHDGLEYAGRVGTGFSDTQLAEIRERLEQIERNTPPAKQIPAAHRRDAHWVSPKYVAEVRYTELTSERLLRHPVWRGWREDKQPDEVHWETADPSGNQTANGG; encoded by the coding sequence ATGGCACGCAGGGAGCAAACCGTGAAAGTCGCGGGGCACACGCTGAAAGTCAGCAATCTGGACAAGATCTTGTACCCGCAGACCGGAACCACCAAGGGAGAAGTCATGGACTACTTCCAGCAAGTGGCTCCGGCGCTGATTCCGCATGCCGCGTGGCGCCCCGCTACCCGCAAGCGCTGGGTGGACGGGGTGGGCACTGCCGAAGAACCGGGCAAGGTGTTTTTCCGCAAGGATCTTGAAGACTCCGCCCCCAGCTGGGTTCCCTCCGCCAAGCTGCAGCACAAGACCCATGCGAATACCTATCCGCTGGTCAATAACGAGGCGGTGCTGGCCTGGCTGGCCCAAATGGCAGCGCTGGAAATCCACGTTCCCCAATGGCGTTTCGATTCGTCGCTGGAACCTGCCAACCCGGACCGGCTGGTTCTGGACCTCGATCCCGGTCCCGGTGCCGGTTTGGAGCAGTGCGCTGAAGTCGCGCTGATCTGCCGGGAGATCCTCGACGGCATGGAGCTGCCCAGCTTCCCAGTGACCTCTGGTTCCAAGGGCATCCATCTCTATGCCGGGCTGGATGGCAAATACACCTCAGACCAGGTCAACGAGGTGGCCAAGGAACTGGCTTCGACGTTGGAGAAGGAGCACCCGCAACTGGTTCTCTCCAGCATGAAGCGCTCGCTGCGCGAGAACAAGGTGCTCGTGGACTGGAGCCAGAACAATGCCTCGAAAACCACTGTCTGCCCATATTCGCTGCGTGGCCGCGCCCGGCCCACCGTCGCGGCCCCGCGGACCTGGCAGGAAATCGAAGCGCAGGGGTTGGCGCAACTGGACTTCCACGAGGTGCTGGAGCGCATTGCCGATGGAATGGAACCGCTGGCGCAACTGGCCTCGGCGCAACGGCAGGACCCGGATCGCCTGGCGGCCTACCGCTCCAAGCGCGATGCGTCGCTGACACCCGAACCGGTGCCGGAGCAGTCCGGGAAGGCTGAGAAGGCACAGTCCGTTCAGGCCGGAAGCGACGGCACCGGGTTGTCTTTCGTCATCCAGGAGCACCATGCCCGCCGGCTGCATTGGGATTTCCGCCTGGAGCACGAGGGAGTGCTGGTCTCCTGGGCAGTGCCCAAGGGCCCGCCGCTGGAACCCGGAGTCCAGCGCCTGGCGGTCATGACCGAAGACCATCCGCTATCCTACGCAAGTTTCGAAGGCAGCATCCCGAAGGGGCAATACGGCGCCGGGGAAGTATCGATCTGGGATTCGGGCCGGTGCGTTATCGAGAAATGGCGCGAAGGCAAAGAAGTCATCGCGGTACTCACCGGTGATCCAGCAGGAGGACTGGGAGGCGTGCCACGGCGTTTCGTGCTGATCCAGGCCGCAGGGATGGGCGGAAAGGACAATTGGCTGCTTCAACTGGCCAAGGACCAGCCTTCGGCAGCCGAGGGCGGGGCCTCCGCTGATTCCAGTGGCGCAGGACCGGACGCAGCTCGCGAGCCCAGCGCCAAGCAGGCCGTGGCTGACCTGTCTGGCCAACCCTTGCGCCCCATGCTGGCCACGCCTGGCACGGCCGGGGACTTCGGCGTTGAGCAGGACTGGAGCTTTGAAATGAAATGGGACGGCTACCGAGCACTTGCAGTAGTCAGTGACGGTGGAACCAAGCTGCTCAGCCGCACTGGCCATGACCTGACCGGCGACTTCCCGGAACTCGGAATTCTCGGTTCGCTGCTGCCGGACCGCTGCGTAGTGGATGGGGAAATCGTTGCCCTGGATTCTTCGGGCCGCCCAGATTTCTCGCTGCTCCAGCAACGGGTGTCCCACCAGCGCAAGAAGCGCACGAAGCAGGCCTCGGCCATCAGGATCCAGTACATGCTCTTCGACGTGCTGCAATTGCCCGCCGGCAAAGGCGCCGGGCTAGAGGATCTGACGGCGCTGCCCTACGAGCAACGCCGCCAGCGGCTTGCGGGCCTGGATATCGACCACCAGTACGTGCAGGTTCCCCCGGCCCACACCGGGACCTTGGAACAAGCCATCGAGACCAGCCGCGAGCTAGGCCTGGAAGGCGTGGTGGCCAAGGAACGCGACTCGGCATACGAGCTGGGCCGGCGCAGCGGCAGCTGGTTGAAGCTCAAGCACCAGCTGCATCAGGAAGCCGTGGTGATTGGCTGGCGGACAGGGCAGGGGTCGCGCAGCCGCAGCCTGGCGTCGCTGCTGCTGGCCATTCCGGGACATGACGGTTTGGAGTACGCCGGTCGGGTGGGCACCGGATTCAGCGACACGCAACTTGCCGAGATCCGCGAACGGCTTGAGCAGATCGAGCGCAACACTCCGCCAGCCAAGCAGATTCCCGCAGCGCATCGGCGTGATGCCCACTGGGTGAGCCCGAAATACGTGGCAGAAGTCCGATACACCGAACTGACCTCGGAGCGCCTTCTGCGCCATCCCGTGTGGCGCGGTTGGCGCGAAGACAAGCAACCGGATGAGGTCCACTGGGAAACAGCGGATCCTTCCGGAAACCAAACCGCAAATGGCGGATAA
- a CDS encoding DUF4235 domain-containing protein, which yields MKLLAKIFGTLVSLGAGWLGAKLVSGIWHKAMGEEPPSLANPDKQQQAAVGKVLAFAVISGASASAIQALAKRWARSLEAKAAGR from the coding sequence ATGAAATTGCTGGCAAAGATCTTCGGAACCCTGGTCTCACTCGGCGCTGGCTGGCTTGGCGCCAAGCTCGTCTCCGGGATCTGGCACAAGGCCATGGGCGAAGAACCGCCGTCACTGGCCAACCCCGATAAGCAGCAGCAGGCAGCCGTAGGCAAGGTGCTGGCATTCGCCGTGATCTCAGGGGCAAGCGCTTCTGCCATCCAGGCTCTGGCCAAACGGTGGGCGCGTTCCCTGGAAGCCAAGGCAGCGGGCCGGTAG
- a CDS encoding carboxylate-amine ligase, which yields MSTFGIEEEFFMFDAETGLPASVDQEPFRQALDSQRDGEVQNEFLACQVEHASSICEDRDQALHELGSFRRALASKAASSGLLVAGIGSAPMIPQQPPAFTDNARYQEIGKFISGIAAEHYMCGLHVHVSVPDPEAGVRALNFLRGWLPLLCALGANSPYWRGVDSSFSSWRTIHYRKWSVQGVPPYFADSRDYESRLARINGTAAVPDPGHIGWSARMSEKYPTVEIRVADSQLRAQDSVLLAVLLRGLVETAVAGEFEAVEYLPEVLDLSLWQAAKNGITGEQVDTETGAPIAVKELARRLLRIAEDALRAHGDYDFAVISLRNMLETGNGAVRQRAAFDRGAFMHLLANAHAEMQI from the coding sequence ATGAGTACCTTTGGCATTGAAGAAGAATTCTTCATGTTTGACGCAGAAACAGGATTGCCTGCCAGCGTGGATCAGGAGCCGTTCCGGCAGGCACTGGATTCGCAACGCGACGGGGAAGTGCAAAATGAGTTTCTAGCTTGCCAAGTTGAACACGCGAGTTCCATCTGCGAAGACCGGGACCAGGCGTTGCACGAGTTGGGAAGCTTTCGCAGGGCCCTGGCAAGCAAAGCGGCCTCTAGCGGTCTGCTGGTCGCGGGCATAGGTTCGGCGCCCATGATTCCCCAGCAGCCTCCGGCATTTACCGATAACGCAAGGTATCAGGAAATCGGCAAATTCATTTCAGGAATAGCTGCCGAGCACTACATGTGCGGTTTGCACGTCCATGTCTCGGTCCCTGATCCGGAAGCCGGCGTTCGTGCACTGAATTTCTTGCGCGGCTGGCTGCCCCTTCTTTGCGCATTAGGCGCGAATTCACCATATTGGCGAGGCGTCGACAGCAGCTTCTCATCGTGGAGAACCATTCATTACCGGAAGTGGTCTGTCCAGGGAGTCCCGCCGTACTTTGCAGATTCCCGGGACTATGAGTCGCGTCTTGCGCGCATCAACGGCACCGCTGCTGTACCCGACCCCGGGCATATCGGATGGTCCGCACGGATGTCGGAAAAGTATCCCACAGTCGAAATTCGTGTCGCCGATTCGCAGCTCAGAGCGCAAGATTCGGTTTTGCTTGCCGTGCTGCTGCGGGGGCTTGTCGAAACTGCCGTGGCCGGTGAATTCGAAGCTGTCGAGTATCTTCCCGAAGTCCTGGATCTGTCATTGTGGCAAGCGGCCAAGAATGGAATCACCGGAGAGCAAGTGGATACGGAAACCGGCGCACCGATTGCGGTGAAAGAGCTGGCTCGCAGGCTGCTACGTATTGCCGAGGACGCACTGCGAGCTCATGGGGACTACGACTTCGCCGTGATTTCCCTGAGGAATATGCTGGAGACGGGCAATGGCGCGGTCCGGCAGCGAGCTGCATTCGACCGTGGTGCTTTCATGCATCTTTTGGCCAACGCCCATGCCGAAATGCAGATATAG
- a CDS encoding SDR family oxidoreductase: protein MPGKNPPHHNEPVGTASDSSSTGLPDLGTADEPVGTGSHPDSRTSDSAETERAGKEKISPPEQRQPEPGLDQELKPKADHGERSYQGRDRLAGKRALITGGDSGIGAAVAIAFAREGAKVALAYLPAEQPDADAIAGVLEDAGVEVHLLPGDLRDRNYRDSLIDEAVTALDGLDILVNNAGKQISVESLDELSDEQVEATFDVNIFAMFALSRAALQVLPEGGSIINTTSIQAFDPSDHLMDYAATKAAISNFTKSLASQAAKRGIRANAVAPGPIWTPLQPSDGQPIEALPEFGHDTWLGRAGQPVEVAPAYVFLASDEASYVVGSTVHVNGGKNQP from the coding sequence TAGGCACTGCCAGCGATTCGAGCAGCACCGGGTTGCCGGATCTTGGTACAGCAGATGAGCCGGTGGGCACCGGCAGCCACCCGGATTCGCGCACCAGCGATTCCGCGGAAACCGAGCGTGCCGGCAAGGAAAAGATCAGCCCTCCCGAACAGCGCCAGCCGGAGCCCGGCCTGGATCAGGAGTTGAAGCCGAAGGCGGACCACGGCGAGCGCAGCTACCAAGGCCGCGATCGATTGGCCGGGAAGCGTGCGCTGATCACCGGCGGCGACTCCGGCATCGGCGCGGCGGTGGCCATCGCCTTTGCCCGCGAGGGGGCCAAGGTCGCCTTGGCCTATCTGCCCGCCGAACAGCCTGACGCCGACGCCATCGCCGGGGTCCTGGAAGATGCGGGAGTCGAAGTCCACCTGCTGCCCGGGGACCTGCGGGACCGAAATTACCGCGATTCATTGATCGACGAGGCGGTGACCGCGCTGGATGGCTTGGACATCCTGGTGAACAACGCCGGCAAGCAGATCAGCGTCGAGTCCCTGGACGAGCTGAGCGACGAGCAGGTCGAAGCCACCTTCGATGTGAACATTTTCGCGATGTTCGCCTTGAGCCGCGCAGCCCTGCAGGTGCTTCCCGAAGGCGGCTCCATCATCAACACCACCTCCATCCAGGCCTTCGATCCGTCGGACCACCTGATGGACTATGCCGCCACCAAGGCCGCGATCAGCAATTTCACCAAATCGCTGGCCTCCCAGGCGGCCAAGCGCGGGATCCGGGCCAATGCCGTGGCTCCCGGCCCGATCTGGACTCCCCTGCAGCCTTCGGATGGCCAGCCCATCGAGGCGCTGCCGGAGTTCGGCCACGACACCTGGCTGGGACGCGCAGGCCAGCCGGTGGAAGTGGCCCCGGCCTATGTGTTCCTGGCCAGCGATGAAGCTTCATACGTGGTCGGTTCCACGGTGCACGTGAACGGCGGCAAGAACCAGCCGTAG
- a CDS encoding alcohol dehydrogenase catalytic domain-containing protein: MKALTWQGKRKIGFSDVPDPVIQDPGDVIIKVTSTAICGSDLHLYELLGPYMHAGDVLGHETMGIVQEVGSGITKLSVGDRVVIPFNISCGHCWMCQHDLQSQCETTQVRKHGKGAQFFGYSELYGQVPGGQAEYLRVPHADYGAVKVGHELPDHRYLFLSDILPTAWQGVEYASVPDGGTLAVYGLGPVGQLAARIGRHLGYEVLGIDPVAERRAMAERHGIQTLDFTKDTVGELRGRTGRGPDAVLDAVGMEAHGSPVSSMFQQATGLLPDKAAQLAMENVSADRTSVLDSAIDAVRRGGTLSISGVYAGAATPMPMVKLFDKQIQIRQGQCNVRSWTQKLLPLAEDAADPLGLDDLVTHEQPLSNGPQMYETFQKKQDSCIKVVLKP, translated from the coding sequence TTGAAAGCATTGACATGGCAAGGTAAGCGAAAGATCGGTTTCAGCGATGTCCCGGATCCGGTGATCCAGGATCCCGGGGACGTCATCATCAAGGTCACTTCCACTGCGATCTGCGGATCGGACCTGCATCTCTATGAGCTGCTCGGCCCCTACATGCATGCGGGCGACGTACTGGGCCACGAAACCATGGGCATCGTCCAAGAAGTTGGCAGCGGCATTACCAAGCTGTCGGTAGGCGACCGGGTGGTCATCCCATTCAACATCTCCTGCGGCCACTGCTGGATGTGCCAGCACGACCTGCAGTCTCAGTGCGAGACCACCCAGGTGCGCAAGCACGGCAAGGGCGCCCAATTCTTCGGGTACTCCGAACTCTACGGACAGGTGCCCGGCGGCCAAGCCGAATACCTGCGCGTGCCCCATGCCGATTACGGTGCCGTGAAAGTTGGCCACGAGCTGCCCGACCACCGCTATCTGTTCCTCTCCGATATCCTGCCCACCGCGTGGCAGGGCGTGGAGTACGCAAGCGTCCCGGACGGCGGAACCCTCGCGGTCTACGGGCTCGGGCCGGTGGGCCAGCTCGCCGCGCGCATCGGCCGCCACCTGGGCTATGAGGTGCTGGGTATCGACCCGGTAGCCGAACGCCGCGCCATGGCCGAGCGCCACGGGATCCAGACTCTGGACTTCACCAAGGACACCGTGGGCGAATTGCGCGGGCGCACCGGGCGCGGCCCCGACGCCGTGCTCGATGCAGTGGGCATGGAAGCCCATGGTTCCCCGGTCTCCTCGATGTTCCAGCAAGCCACCGGGCTGCTGCCGGACAAGGCCGCGCAGCTGGCCATGGAGAACGTCTCCGCGGACCGCACCAGCGTGCTGGATTCGGCCATTGATGCCGTGCGCCGCGGCGGCACCCTGTCGATCAGCGGTGTCTATGCCGGGGCCGCCACCCCGATGCCGATGGTGAAGCTGTTCGACAAGCAGATCCAGATCCGCCAGGGCCAATGCAATGTGCGCTCATGGACCCAGAAGCTGCTGCCGCTGGCCGAGGATGCAGCCGATCCGCTGGGCCTGGACGACTTGGTCACGCACGAGCAGCCGCTCTCGAACGGTCCGCAGATGTACGAGACCTTCCAGAAGAAGCAGGATTCGTGCATCAAGGTGGTGCTCAAGCCCTAG